Below is a genomic region from Ferribacterium limneticum.
GGGTTTCTTGGCAGGCTCGGGAGCGACTACCGTTTCGACCGGTTTTGCCGGTGCGCGGAACCACGAAAATAGCTTGGAGAAAATGCCGGCTTCCGGCTGGACTGGTGCAGCAACCGGTGCGTCGGTCTTCTCCGGAAGGTTAGGTGCCGGCTGATCGGGCGAAATGCCCTTGATTGCCGCTTCCTGGCGAGGTTTAACGGCCTCTTGTTGAGTGGCCTGCTTGATCGCTTCCTCAAGGGGCATGTCGACCATGCGGTAGGAGGGTTCGCGGATGTCGTCCTGATTCAGGTCGTCGTGGCGCAGGCGCGTGATGGTGTGTGCCGGCGTTTCGAGATGGATGTTCGGGATGAGCAGGATGGTGACCTTGTGGCGCAACTCGATGGCCTGGATATCCGGGCGCTTTTCGTTGAGCAGGAAGGTGGCGACATCAACCGGAACCTGGACATGGACGGCGCCGGTGTTTTCCTTCATCGACTCCTCTTCAAGGATGCGCAGAATGTGTAGCGCTGCCGATTCGGTCGAGCGGATGTGGCCAGTACCGGTACAGCGCGGGCAGGGGATGTAGCTGGTTTCGGCCAGGGCCGGACGCAGGCGCTGACGGGAGAGTTCCATCAGGCCGAAGCGGCTGATCTTGCCCATTTGAACGCGGGCGCGGTCGAAACGCAGGCCGTCGCGCAGACGGTTTTCGACGTCGCGCTGATTCTTCTGGCTTTCCATGTCGATGAAGTCGATGACGATCAGGCCGCCAAGGTCGCGCAAGCGCAATTGGCGGGCCAGTTCGTCGGCCGCTTCCTGATTGGTCTTGAGCGCGGTTTCCTCGATGTCGGAGCCTTTGGTTGAGCGGCCCGAGTTCACGTCGACAGCGACCAGCGCTTCGGTGTGGTCGATGACGATGGCGCCACCGGAAGGTAGATTGACCTGACGGGCAAAGGCGGTTTCGATCTGATGTTCGATCTGAAAACGCGAGAACAGTGGCACGTCGTCGCGATAGCGTTTGACGCGATTGACATTGCCCGGCATGACCGTGCCCATGAAGGCGCGAGCTTGCTCGTAGACCTCGTCGGTATCAATCAGGATTTCGCCGATATCCGGCTGGAAGTAATCGCGGATGGCGCGAATGACCAGGCTGCCTTCCAGATAAATCAGGAAAGCGCCGCTTTGCTGCTGGGCGGCGCCATCGATGGCGGTCCACAGTTGCAGCAGGTAGTTCAAGTCCCATTGCAGTTCTTCGGCCTGGCGACCGATGGCTGCGGTACGGGCGATCAGGCTCATGCCGTTGGGCACTTCAAGCTGATCCATGACGTCACGCAGTTCGGCGCGCTCGTCGCCGTCGACACGACGGGAAACACCACCGCCGCGCGGATTGTTCGGCATCAGTACGAGGTAGCGGCCGGCCAGGGAAACGTAGGTAGTCAGGGCGGCGCCCTTGTTGCCACGTTCATCCTT
It encodes:
- a CDS encoding Rne/Rng family ribonuclease, which codes for MKRMLFNATQAEELRVAIVDGQKLIDLDIESSAKEQRKSNIYKGIITRIEPSLEACFVDYGADRHGFLPFKEVSRAFFLPGTEAGRARIQDALKEGQELIVQVDKDERGNKGAALTTYVSLAGRYLVLMPNNPRGGGVSRRVDGDERAELRDVMDQLEVPNGMSLIARTAAIGRQAEELQWDLNYLLQLWTAIDGAAQQQSGAFLIYLEGSLVIRAIRDYFQPDIGEILIDTDEVYEQARAFMGTVMPGNVNRVKRYRDDVPLFSRFQIEHQIETAFARQVNLPSGGAIVIDHTEALVAVDVNSGRSTKGSDIEETALKTNQEAADELARQLRLRDLGGLIVIDFIDMESQKNQRDVENRLRDGLRFDRARVQMGKISRFGLMELSRQRLRPALAETSYIPCPRCTGTGHIRSTESAALHILRILEEESMKENTGAVHVQVPVDVATFLLNEKRPDIQAIELRHKVTILLIPNIHLETPAHTITRLRHDDLNQDDIREPSYRMVDMPLEEAIKQATQQEAVKPRQEAAIKGISPDQPAPNLPEKTDAPVAAPVQPEAGIFSKLFSWFRAPAKPVETVVAPEPAKKPREGRGDGRRDRDGRRGGRNANKREEERGERNKDRGNRNERSAEKAPSDESTAGNGERQERRPRGERKGRGERPQAEAAENKLAQQAPSADQSTSVAPLVDNESQEANGSEEQGNRRRGRRGGRGRGERRPEAEAVTPVVETGEAAAPVQETAEPVSQEPVIVVIPAAEMIAAEAIAPNIESSQVVVEPVAVAPVAIVETKQAEPEAASVETAVVEAIAISAPQIEETVIQSVAVVPEPIDLTSALAESGLVLVQTTAPAVAIAPAEPPVKLGRPRKQKSVTEQAENEPLVMVETGK